From a region of the Anaeromyxobacter sp. genome:
- a CDS encoding CBS domain-containing protein: MATIRKHITRDIATIDASAPCREAAKLMADRRIGSVGVAVDGRIIGLATERDLVVTVLARGGDGSLAVREAVRKLPRVEPSASETECAELMKEHFTRHLLVAELGEVIGVVSMRDIIQVMLDEKSYVIEQLHEYIGKS; this comes from the coding sequence ATGGCCACCATCCGGAAGCACATCACCCGAGACATCGCCACCATCGACGCCAGCGCGCCGTGCCGGGAGGCGGCCAAGCTCATGGCCGACCGGCGCATCGGCTCGGTGGGGGTGGCGGTGGACGGCCGGATCATCGGCCTGGCCACCGAGCGCGACCTGGTGGTGACGGTGCTGGCCCGCGGCGGCGACGGCAGCCTGGCGGTGCGCGAGGCGGTGCGCAAGCTGCCGCGGGTGGAGCCGAGCGCCTCCGAGACCGAGTGCGCCGAGCTGATGAAGGAGCACTTCACCCGCCACCTGCTGGTGGCCGAACTGGGCGAGGTGATCGGCGTGGTCTCGATGCGCGACATCATCCAGGTGATGCTGGACGAGAAGTCCTACGTCATCGAGCAGCTGCACGAGTACATCGGGAAGTCCTGA